A genomic window from Streptomyces broussonetiae includes:
- a CDS encoding helix-turn-helix transcriptional regulator: protein MIAASARLLRLLSLLSSRPSWTCAELAERMEVTDRTVRRDVARLRELGYTVDSEAGPWGGYRLRAGAHLPPLILDDEEALAVAVGLGGAALGGDQAALSAMLKLRQVLPPRIAARLGELDDAFVRLPGTGVPQNRPGLLLELAAACRRGERARLTYTDGESRTTVREIDPYRLVHTGRRWYFVARDVTRGQWRTFRADRVDRLQPTGHPADLTDPPDPARLVSRNITSGPYPLTATIRLPVPLQEALRIVPPTIGTHHPDGPDATTVDIGGPDPDGLARYLLGLGTPLRVLSPTSVRQILARHALEIAAENAAQV from the coding sequence GTGATCGCCGCGTCCGCCCGCCTGCTGCGGCTGCTGTCCCTGCTGTCCTCCCGCCCCTCCTGGACCTGCGCCGAACTGGCCGAGCGCATGGAGGTCACGGACCGCACGGTCCGCCGGGACGTGGCGCGGCTGCGTGAACTCGGCTACACCGTGGACTCCGAGGCCGGCCCCTGGGGCGGCTACCGCCTCCGTGCGGGCGCCCACCTGCCGCCGCTGATCCTCGACGACGAGGAGGCGCTGGCCGTGGCGGTGGGGCTGGGCGGGGCGGCGCTGGGCGGCGACCAGGCGGCCCTGTCCGCCATGCTCAAACTGCGCCAGGTCCTGCCGCCACGCATCGCGGCCCGCCTCGGCGAGCTGGACGACGCCTTCGTACGCCTCCCGGGCACCGGCGTGCCCCAGAACCGCCCCGGCCTGCTGCTGGAGCTGGCCGCGGCCTGCCGGCGCGGTGAACGCGCCCGCCTGACGTACACGGACGGGGAGAGCCGTACGACCGTCCGGGAGATCGATCCCTACCGCCTGGTCCACACCGGCCGGCGCTGGTACTTCGTCGCGCGGGACGTGACCCGGGGCCAGTGGCGCACCTTCCGCGCCGACCGGGTCGACCGCCTGCAGCCCACCGGCCACCCGGCGGACCTCACCGACCCCCCGGACCCGGCCCGGCTCGTCTCCCGCAACATCACCAGCGGCCCCTACCCGCTGACGGCGACCATCCGCCTGCCCGTCCCCCTCCAGGAAGCCCTGCGCATCGTCCCGCCCACGATCGGCACCCACCACCCCGACGGCCCGGACGCGACGACCGTCGACATCGGCGGCCCCGACCCGGACGGCCTGGCCCGCTATCTGCTGGGCCTGGGGACGCCGTTGCGGGTCCTCTCCCCAACCTCCGTACGGCAGATTCTGGCGCGCCATGCGCTGGAAATCGCGGCTGAGAACGCTGCTCAGGTCTAA
- a CDS encoding CHAT domain-containing protein, translated as MPQDLTVDIRHNPSLDYTVLPRQRTGSESSQSHGEPPDLNVVLRHNGEDELGILIWGQAVSPLRTRSPRASLTVPASTLVQKAARLRSIWRDRVVRHAQTIDGEDRFPLAETANLSAHAELMDRLTGEMAEEGAYLLDCLLGGDSHEERSLRAVFMAALSGERSLRISFDSELYLPWPMLSLDPTEHGGPWRSFLGYRHQIEQTGGPWPIPDFGWGSRAQAITSLNTDTQLDAVGRAPDVRKLLEERSRLTVRTEAAPLLEALSGPEFDEDLMYFWCHGHFVDNGSPHPHLVLRLSDEQHIDADSVELRRSRIKSPTRARFKPFVLLNACHAGQAAAAPQLEHLGRALIKFGADGVLGPQIEIPQDFASEYAYEFLHLYLAGEHTAGEISRALVRRFAKDFHNPLALTYSLHCGLDSKLDLSS; from the coding sequence ATGCCCCAGGACCTGACCGTCGACATACGTCACAACCCCTCCCTCGACTACACGGTGCTGCCGCGGCAGCGAACGGGCTCGGAGAGCAGCCAGTCGCACGGCGAACCGCCGGACCTCAACGTCGTGTTGCGCCACAACGGCGAGGACGAGCTGGGCATCCTGATCTGGGGACAGGCTGTGAGCCCACTGCGCACCCGATCACCTCGCGCCTCGCTGACCGTCCCGGCCTCGACCCTGGTGCAGAAGGCGGCCAGGTTGCGGTCGATCTGGCGGGATCGCGTGGTGCGCCACGCGCAAACGATCGACGGCGAGGATCGCTTTCCGCTTGCCGAGACCGCGAATCTCTCCGCGCACGCCGAGCTGATGGACCGGCTGACGGGCGAAATGGCCGAGGAAGGTGCCTACCTGCTGGACTGTCTGCTCGGTGGCGACAGCCATGAGGAGCGCTCGCTGCGGGCGGTGTTCATGGCCGCGCTGAGCGGGGAACGGTCACTGCGGATCAGCTTCGACTCGGAGCTGTATCTCCCCTGGCCCATGCTGTCCCTGGATCCGACGGAACACGGCGGGCCATGGCGCTCATTTCTCGGATACCGGCATCAGATCGAACAGACCGGCGGCCCGTGGCCGATACCCGACTTCGGGTGGGGCTCGCGCGCCCAGGCAATCACCAGCCTCAACACCGATACCCAGCTCGACGCGGTCGGCAGAGCGCCCGATGTACGCAAACTGCTGGAAGAGCGCTCCCGGCTCACCGTGCGCACTGAGGCCGCTCCGCTCCTCGAGGCGCTGTCCGGACCGGAGTTCGACGAAGACCTCATGTATTTCTGGTGCCACGGCCATTTCGTCGACAACGGATCACCCCATCCGCACCTGGTGCTTCGGCTCTCCGACGAGCAGCACATCGATGCCGACAGTGTCGAACTCAGGCGCAGCCGCATCAAGTCGCCCACACGCGCTCGCTTCAAGCCTTTCGTCCTGCTCAACGCCTGCCATGCCGGACAGGCGGCGGCGGCCCCCCAGTTGGAGCACCTCGGCCGGGCGCTCATCAAGTTCGGCGCCGACGGAGTGCTGGGACCGCAGATCGAGATACCCCAGGACTTCGCGAGCGAGTACGCGTACGAATTCCTCCACCTCTACCTGGCCGGAGAACACACGGCCGGCGAGATCAGTCGTGCACTGGTACGTCGTTTTGCCAAGGACTTCCACAACCCCCTTGCCCTCACGTACTCATTGCACTGCGGCCTCGACAGCAAACTGGACCTCTCGTCGTGA
- the fxsT gene encoding FxSxx-COOH system tetratricopeptide repeat protein produces the protein MTTQASPTAESLYGQGDEATALWRARPVNADGNPHLEEHAVVLETAAQTAAALLPTPPGLHNLPAAKDSPIGRTDALEGLRDSLTSGAGVISQAAAVHGLGGVGKTTLALHYAHTHLTDYSMAWWITAESEEQIASALADLAVRIHPAWALDASARERTEWAVRWLQAHPGWLIIYDNVTDPLHVNPYLSRLFGHGHQLVTSRKRTGWRAGTQVVSLDVLSPRLAVDLLCKVAFPVRLSTAAERRQAGLLASDLGHLPLALAQAAAYVRETGTSFSTYRSKLSAAGDALESTAQSEKIDLAITQIWLTSSRAIGERCPIAVDLLMSLAWFAPEALPVKVLLSLTPSEAEARTAVDTLADYNLVSLGQGSVSLHRLMQKTLRAAASVTATGIRNRAEQALARALPDMSAMAGEAERRMWQQWLPHIQALASTGPSSTPRHEVTAMYRRAADELVAREQHVLAIPLIECVVGNQLQLLGMDDSATLADQDRLAELHAKAGDPAKAVRLCQDAFLDRLQLSGKDAESTLASRHRLAYSLRKAGDVLAAVREFAAVVADRRRVLGDDHPDTLTSRNDLAYARQMAGQYRVAVEEFETVVADRRRVLGDDHPDTLTSRNGLAYAHRGAGNHQLALRLYEQAVADRERVLGADHPDTLTSRGWLASAHEAAGNRQQAISLYTALQADRTRIQGKDHPETLRTRQSLAYAVTDTTGPATALVEFESLAEDSERCQGPDHPDTLDYRDDIAYAHRTRKDYAQAIAAYEELVEDYSRIRGTEHPQTLRVRNALAYTRQLAGDHRRAIAELKALLDDRTRIQGGNHPATLSAVENLAFAYKAAADHSQAIASYEQALRDRIRCMGEDHPQVLDTRKHLAHARQLAGYQKRAVSEFRALVADVARVLGPGHPDVYFARRALGGAHTAAQEHSAAIGLYEQLIEEMTQALGPDHRDVLDTRGWLAEAYRLAGEYGRSVSAWDALVADRLHVQGGDHPSLLVARNQLAWSLRSAGEYGRAIEIYEDLLTDCERLQGASSRGTMAQRNERALCLSHAGQHQHAISEFTLLESDYRRVWGDDHPDTLVVRANLAYAYAAAERHEEARSLFEDAVSGWIRLGGEDHPRTLDARRDLALSYKSAEKHQLALAGLEAVLTDRSRLNGAHHPDTLAARDDLAAACRDAGDYRRAALLSRQSVDDWGRLQHPDHPSTLLARNWLAFAHQLAEEHSCALAEFEALLADRERIQGPVHLATITAGENLAYAHRSALNHERAIQVYEHWLERRIKVQGRDHPQVLTTRRALALARLDADDLVGAQRDIVALVADRERTLGASHRDTLSARHALSLVHQRAGKTVKAISLTERLIADCTRFLGPDHPLTFTARGRLAFAHREAGHFAQSVRLQRERLADLVQARGADHPRVLSARAALTRALRLSGAYKDAVSALDSLVADGLRLHSPLHPLTIEWRVDLAFACRDAGDHWRAIVVMEELLRDCRTVLDQDHPTTLRVRAYLALLATEFGPPKRPVSQLERLVEDATRLFGPCHRVPLWLRDNLAYALLQADEPERALSAYQASLVDRARLLEWSGFPGTPEDVIEFHRQAADVSADDRLGAVVRMCARRPGDGYPTWADSLAHAMAEAGDPAAAVRLLRAVRAGRERILGSGHPDTLDSLTTLAFVCADAGQHDEAPSHEDVLTRWEQLLGPEHPRMRALRAQLARSKPAWVPRMTLLGEAGVGTGAAIEVWLERSGGGVTPDLPPLLLVAGARTAAVIEPAAQEYLPGAAPARFSFTAKQPGPHRLRFTVYDQDYGAVLQDLEATVQVPAPTTPDSPGRD, from the coding sequence ATGACCACTCAGGCGTCGCCGACCGCCGAGAGCCTGTATGGGCAGGGTGATGAAGCGACCGCCCTGTGGCGTGCCAGACCGGTCAATGCAGACGGCAATCCTCACCTCGAGGAACACGCGGTGGTGCTCGAGACCGCGGCGCAGACAGCCGCTGCCCTGTTGCCCACGCCACCCGGACTCCACAACCTTCCTGCCGCCAAGGACAGTCCGATCGGCCGAACGGACGCTCTGGAGGGGCTCCGTGATTCGCTGACATCCGGTGCAGGGGTGATCTCACAAGCCGCCGCCGTTCATGGCCTCGGCGGTGTCGGCAAGACGACACTGGCTCTCCACTACGCCCACACACATCTCACCGACTACTCGATGGCATGGTGGATCACCGCCGAGAGCGAGGAGCAGATCGCTTCGGCCCTTGCTGATCTGGCAGTCCGAATCCATCCGGCCTGGGCGCTGGATGCCAGTGCCAGGGAGCGCACCGAATGGGCCGTAAGGTGGCTCCAGGCCCATCCCGGCTGGCTGATCATCTATGACAACGTCACCGATCCGCTCCACGTCAACCCGTACCTCAGCCGGCTCTTCGGGCACGGCCATCAGCTCGTCACGAGCCGTAAGCGAACTGGGTGGCGTGCCGGAACCCAGGTGGTGAGCCTCGATGTGCTGTCCCCGCGTCTGGCCGTCGACCTCCTGTGCAAGGTGGCGTTCCCTGTTCGTCTCTCGACTGCGGCGGAGCGGAGGCAAGCGGGCCTCCTCGCGTCGGACCTGGGGCATCTCCCTCTGGCCCTGGCACAGGCCGCGGCTTACGTACGCGAGACAGGCACGTCTTTCTCCACCTACCGGTCGAAGTTGTCCGCCGCCGGCGACGCGCTGGAGTCGACGGCGCAGTCCGAGAAGATCGACCTGGCCATCACACAGATCTGGCTGACCAGTTCGCGAGCCATCGGTGAGCGCTGCCCTATCGCTGTGGACCTGTTGATGTCACTGGCCTGGTTCGCACCCGAAGCACTTCCGGTGAAAGTGCTTCTGTCGTTGACGCCGAGCGAGGCCGAGGCACGGACCGCTGTCGATACGCTGGCCGACTACAACCTGGTCAGTCTGGGACAGGGCTCCGTTTCACTGCACCGCCTCATGCAGAAGACCCTCCGCGCTGCGGCCTCCGTCACTGCGACCGGCATCCGCAACCGTGCGGAACAGGCTCTGGCCAGGGCACTCCCCGACATGTCCGCCATGGCGGGCGAGGCGGAGCGGCGCATGTGGCAGCAGTGGCTCCCGCACATTCAGGCGCTGGCGAGCACCGGGCCGTCAAGCACCCCTCGTCACGAGGTGACGGCGATGTACCGGCGTGCGGCCGACGAACTCGTTGCCCGTGAGCAGCATGTGCTTGCCATCCCCCTGATTGAGTGTGTTGTCGGCAACCAGTTGCAGCTACTGGGCATGGACGACAGTGCCACCCTCGCCGATCAGGACCGCCTGGCCGAGCTGCATGCGAAGGCCGGTGACCCCGCCAAAGCCGTGCGTTTGTGCCAGGACGCCTTCCTGGACCGCTTGCAGCTGTCGGGCAAGGATGCGGAATCGACGCTGGCCAGCAGGCACAGGCTCGCCTACTCGCTCAGGAAGGCCGGCGACGTGCTGGCCGCCGTGCGCGAGTTCGCCGCCGTGGTCGCCGACCGCCGACGCGTCCTCGGCGACGACCACCCCGACACCCTCACCAGCCGCAACGACCTTGCCTACGCACGTCAGATGGCAGGCCAGTACCGGGTGGCGGTCGAGGAGTTCGAGACCGTGGTCGCCGACCGCCGACGCGTCCTCGGCGACGACCACCCCGACACCCTCACCAGCCGCAACGGCCTTGCCTACGCACATCGCGGGGCCGGGAACCACCAACTGGCCCTGCGGCTGTACGAGCAGGCGGTGGCCGACCGGGAGCGGGTCCTCGGTGCCGACCATCCCGACACCCTGACGAGCAGAGGATGGCTGGCCTCGGCCCATGAGGCGGCGGGCAACCGACAGCAGGCCATCTCCCTGTACACGGCCTTGCAAGCCGATCGCACCCGTATCCAGGGCAAAGACCATCCGGAAACACTCCGGACTCGCCAGAGCCTGGCCTACGCCGTGACGGACACGACGGGCCCTGCCACGGCACTCGTGGAGTTCGAGTCGCTGGCGGAGGACAGCGAACGGTGCCAGGGCCCCGACCATCCCGACACGCTCGACTACCGCGACGACATCGCCTATGCCCATCGGACCCGCAAGGACTATGCACAAGCGATCGCGGCGTATGAGGAGCTGGTCGAGGACTACTCCAGGATCCGGGGTACTGAGCATCCGCAGACCCTGCGTGTGCGCAACGCTCTCGCCTACACCAGGCAACTGGCCGGGGACCACCGCAGGGCGATCGCGGAACTCAAAGCCCTTCTGGACGACCGGACGCGCATCCAGGGTGGTAATCACCCCGCCACGTTGTCCGCTGTCGAGAATCTCGCTTTCGCATACAAGGCGGCTGCCGATCACAGCCAGGCCATCGCTTCGTACGAGCAGGCGCTGCGTGACCGGATCCGATGTATGGGTGAGGACCACCCGCAGGTCCTCGACACACGCAAGCATCTCGCTCATGCCCGTCAGCTGGCCGGCTACCAGAAGCGGGCGGTTTCCGAGTTCCGCGCCCTGGTGGCGGACGTGGCCCGTGTTCTGGGCCCCGGTCACCCGGACGTGTACTTTGCTCGCCGGGCGCTGGGCGGAGCGCACACCGCCGCCCAGGAACACTCGGCGGCCATCGGCCTGTACGAGCAGCTCATCGAAGAGATGACGCAGGCGCTGGGGCCGGATCACCGGGACGTTCTCGATACAAGAGGCTGGCTCGCCGAGGCATATCGGTTGGCCGGTGAGTACGGCCGTTCCGTCTCTGCGTGGGACGCACTGGTCGCAGATCGCCTACACGTCCAGGGCGGCGATCACCCCAGCCTCCTGGTGGCGAGGAACCAGCTGGCCTGGTCACTTCGGTCGGCCGGCGAGTACGGGCGCGCGATCGAGATCTACGAGGACCTCCTGACGGACTGTGAACGCCTCCAGGGCGCGAGCAGCCGGGGCACGATGGCCCAACGCAACGAGAGGGCCCTCTGCCTCAGCCACGCGGGTCAGCACCAGCACGCAATCAGCGAGTTCACACTTCTCGAGTCCGATTACCGGCGGGTTTGGGGGGACGATCACCCGGACACCCTCGTCGTCCGTGCGAACCTCGCCTATGCGTACGCGGCCGCCGAGCGCCACGAAGAGGCCAGGTCTCTGTTCGAGGATGCGGTCAGCGGATGGATCCGTCTCGGGGGAGAAGATCACCCGCGGACGCTGGACGCCCGCCGAGATCTAGCGCTGTCGTACAAGTCCGCCGAGAAGCATCAGCTCGCCCTGGCTGGGCTCGAAGCAGTCCTGACCGACCGATCACGGTTGAACGGAGCCCATCACCCCGACACCCTCGCCGCCCGCGACGATCTGGCCGCCGCCTGCCGGGACGCAGGCGACTACCGGCGTGCAGCGCTTCTCTCCCGGCAAAGCGTCGACGACTGGGGACGGTTACAGCATCCGGACCACCCCAGCACGCTGCTCGCACGCAATTGGCTGGCCTTCGCGCACCAACTGGCAGAGGAACACAGCTGCGCGCTTGCCGAGTTCGAAGCACTCCTGGCGGACCGCGAACGCATCCAGGGTCCGGTTCACCTGGCCACCATTACCGCCGGCGAGAATCTCGCGTACGCACACCGAAGCGCTTTGAATCACGAACGGGCCATCCAGGTCTACGAGCACTGGCTGGAACGGCGGATCAAGGTCCAGGGGCGGGATCACCCCCAGGTGCTCACTACACGGCGTGCGCTGGCGCTCGCCCGACTCGACGCCGATGACCTTGTCGGCGCCCAGCGCGACATCGTGGCGCTGGTGGCGGACCGGGAACGAACGCTGGGGGCATCCCACCGCGACACACTCAGTGCTCGTCACGCCCTCTCCCTGGTCCATCAACGGGCGGGCAAGACCGTAAAGGCCATCAGCCTCACCGAGCGACTGATCGCCGACTGTACCCGCTTTCTGGGGCCGGACCACCCCCTCACGTTCACCGCACGTGGCCGCCTCGCATTCGCTCACCGCGAGGCCGGGCACTTCGCACAGTCTGTCCGGCTCCAGCGGGAACGGCTGGCCGATCTCGTACAGGCACGGGGCGCGGACCACCCCAGAGTCCTCAGCGCACGCGCTGCCCTCACCAGAGCCCTTCGGCTTTCAGGTGCCTACAAGGACGCCGTGAGCGCATTGGACTCGCTGGTTGCCGACGGCCTCCGGCTGCACAGTCCCCTTCACCCTCTCACCATCGAGTGGCGAGTGGACCTGGCCTTCGCCTGCCGAGACGCGGGTGACCACTGGCGCGCGATCGTGGTCATGGAGGAGCTGCTTCGCGACTGTCGCACCGTCCTGGACCAGGATCACCCGACGACCCTGCGCGTCCGCGCCTATCTGGCGCTGCTGGCCACCGAGTTCGGGCCTCCCAAGCGACCGGTGTCCCAGCTCGAACGACTCGTCGAGGACGCTACGCGGCTGTTCGGTCCCTGCCATCGGGTACCGCTGTGGCTACGGGACAACCTGGCCTACGCGCTGCTGCAGGCGGACGAACCCGAGAGAGCGCTGTCCGCCTACCAGGCGTCGCTCGTCGATCGTGCCCGGCTGCTGGAATGGTCCGGTTTCCCCGGGACTCCCGAGGACGTCATCGAGTTTCACCGGCAAGCGGCGGACGTAAGCGCTGACGACCGCCTCGGCGCGGTCGTCAGGATGTGTGCGAGGCGTCCCGGAGACGGCTATCCCACGTGGGCGGACAGCCTGGCGCACGCGATGGCCGAAGCGGGCGATCCCGCTGCAGCTGTACGGCTTCTGCGGGCGGTGCGGGCCGGCCGCGAACGCATCCTCGGCTCCGGCCATCCGGACACGCTGGACAGCCTGACGACGCTGGCCTTCGTCTGCGCCGACGCGGGACAGCACGACGAAGCACCCTCCCACGAGGATGTACTGACGCGCTGGGAGCAGTTACTCGGGCCGGAACACCCCCGCATGAGGGCGCTGCGCGCGCAGCTCGCACGGTCGAAGCCGGCCTGGGTGCCCCGCATGACCCTTCTGGGCGAGGCGGGCGTCGGCACCGGAGCAGCCATCGAGGTGTGGCTGGAACGCTCCGGGGGCGGTGTGACGCCCGACCTGCCACCGCTCCTGTTGGTGGCGGGGGCCCGTACAGCCGCGGTGATCGAACCAGCCGCGCAGGAGTACCTGCCCGGAGCCGCGCCGGCTCGGTTCAGCTTCACAGCCAAGCAGCCTGGCCCGCATCGGCTCCGGTTCACCGTCTACGACCAGGACTACGGCGCCGTGCTGCAGGACCTGGAGGCAACCGTCCAGGTCCCTGCGCCAACCACCCCAGACTCCCCGGGGAGAGACTGA
- the argS gene encoding arginine--tRNA ligase yields MASVTSLSDSVQQHLASALSATLPEAAGADPLLRRSDRADFQANGILALAKKAKANPRELAAQVVSQVVTGDVIKDVEVSGPGFLNITIADKAITGNLAARYADEAGRLGVPLAAAPGTTVIDYAQPNVAKEMHVGHLRSAVIGDSVVQLLEFTGENVIRRHHIGDWGTQFGMLIQYLDEHPHELDHKASAKDTAASGEEAMSNLDRLYKAARKKFDSDEEFKTRARRRVVDLQAGDPRTLAIWQKFVDESKIYFFSVFEKLDMEIRDEDIVGESGYNDMLAETCRLLEESGVAVRSEGALCVFFDDIKGPDGNPVPLIVQKSDGGYGYAATDLSAIRDRVFNLKANTMVYVVDARQALHFKMVFETARRAGWLNEDVTAAQLAFGTVLGKDGKPFKTREGETVRLVDLLDEAVERASAVVREKAQDLSEEEIAERGAQVGIGAVKYADLSTSANRDYKFDLDQMVSLNGDTSVYLQYAYARIRSILRKAGEVRPVAHPELELAAAERALGLHADAFAETVAESAGEYAPHKLAAYLYQLASLYTTFYDKCPVLKAETPAQVENRLFLCDVTARTLHQGMALLGIRTPEKL; encoded by the coding sequence ATGGCCTCGGTCACGTCCCTCAGCGATTCCGTCCAGCAGCACCTCGCGTCCGCCCTCTCGGCCACCCTGCCCGAGGCCGCCGGCGCGGACCCGCTGCTGCGACGAAGCGACCGGGCCGACTTCCAGGCCAACGGGATCCTGGCCCTGGCCAAGAAGGCGAAGGCGAACCCCCGGGAGCTGGCGGCACAGGTCGTCTCCCAGGTGGTCACGGGTGACGTGATCAAGGACGTCGAGGTCTCCGGACCCGGCTTCCTGAACATCACGATCGCGGACAAGGCGATCACCGGGAACCTGGCCGCGCGGTACGCGGACGAGGCGGGCCGCCTCGGCGTGCCGCTCGCCGCGGCGCCGGGCACGACGGTGATCGACTACGCGCAGCCGAACGTGGCGAAGGAGATGCACGTAGGCCACCTGCGCAGCGCCGTCATCGGTGACTCGGTGGTCCAGCTCCTGGAGTTCACCGGCGAGAACGTGATCCGCCGCCACCACATCGGCGACTGGGGCACCCAGTTCGGCATGCTCATCCAGTACCTGGACGAGCACCCGCACGAGCTGGACCACAAGGCGTCCGCGAAGGACACCGCGGCCTCGGGCGAGGAGGCGATGTCGAACCTCGACCGCCTCTACAAGGCCGCGCGGAAGAAGTTCGACTCCGACGAGGAGTTCAAGACGCGGGCGCGCCGCCGGGTGGTGGACCTCCAGGCGGGCGATCCCAGGACCCTCGCCATCTGGCAGAAGTTCGTGGACGAGTCGAAGATCTACTTCTTCTCCGTCTTCGAGAAGCTGGACATGGAGATCCGGGACGAGGACATCGTCGGCGAGTCGGGCTACAACGACATGCTGGCCGAGACCTGCCGGCTCCTGGAGGAGTCGGGCGTGGCGGTCCGCTCCGAGGGCGCCCTGTGCGTCTTCTTCGACGACATCAAGGGCCCGGACGGCAACCCGGTGCCGCTGATCGTGCAGAAGTCGGACGGCGGCTACGGCTACGCGGCGACGGACCTGTCGGCGATCCGCGACCGGGTCTTCAACCTGAAGGCGAACACGATGGTCTACGTCGTGGACGCCCGCCAGGCCCTGCACTTCAAGATGGTCTTCGAGACGGCGCGCCGGGCCGGCTGGCTGAACGAGGACGTGACGGCGGCGCAGCTGGCGTTCGGCACGGTCCTCGGCAAGGACGGCAAGCCGTTCAAGACCCGTGAGGGCGAGACGGTCCGCCTGGTCGACCTGCTGGACGAGGCGGTCGAGCGCGCGTCCGCGGTCGTCCGGGAAAAGGCCCAGGACCTGTCCGAGGAGGAGATCGCCGAGCGGGGTGCCCAGGTGGGCATCGGCGCGGTGAAGTACGCGGACCTGTCGACGTCGGCGAACCGGGACTACAAGTTCGACCTGGACCAGATGGTCTCGCTCAACGGCGACACGTCCGTCTACCTCCAGTACGCCTACGCCCGGATCCGGTCCATCCTGCGCAAGGCCGGCGAGGTCCGCCCGGTCGCCCACCCGGAGCTGGAACTGGCCGCGGCGGAGCGGGCGTTGGGCCTGCACGCGGACGCGTTCGCCGAGACGGTGGCCGAGTCGGCCGGCGAGTACGCCCCGCACAAGCTGGCGGCGTACCTGTACCAGCTGGCGTCCCTGTACACGACGTTCTACGACAAGTGCCCGGTCCTCAAGGCCGAGACCCCGGCCCAGGTGGAGAACCGCCTCTTCCTGTGCGACGTCACGGCCCGCACGCTGCACCAGGGCATGGCCCTGCTGGGCATCAGGACGCCGGAGAAGCTCTGA